The following coding sequences lie in one Myxococcales bacterium genomic window:
- a CDS encoding FHA domain-containing protein, whose protein sequence is MTVRLVLSPLDAEIVDVSQIEYHFNQDRIVLGRSRGADVRLPHAGVSTHHATLHRQGDNYVIVDNGSTNGTFVNGLLLTPMKPKALRSEDLIGIGHFGIVFQLTTVSPTLTTLERSAELARRILRELRNDRSPAATSPYLKVTAGAQEGRTLGIPPPPCRLIIGRSEQCDLPLSDADTSREHVEVISTLEGCFAKDLGSRNGMLVNGKQLNHRLLSDSDCIQIGNTAIVYVDPADAHLKALEALDDQPLAKEAPTEAISALIENKLTSCLPEPVPKGAPESLSQIDFMIYVVAAIIIGLSIAGLIVLLANP, encoded by the coding sequence ATGACGGTCCGACTCGTTTTATCCCCGCTAGATGCGGAAATTGTTGATGTTTCTCAAATCGAATATCATTTCAATCAGGACAGAATTGTCCTTGGTCGAAGTCGCGGCGCCGACGTCCGACTCCCGCATGCCGGAGTAAGCACGCACCACGCCACTCTGCATCGGCAAGGGGATAATTACGTCATTGTGGACAACGGCTCGACCAATGGCACCTTCGTCAACGGACTGCTCCTGACTCCGATGAAGCCGAAGGCGCTGCGTTCGGAAGATCTCATTGGGATAGGCCATTTCGGCATTGTGTTCCAGCTCACCACGGTCAGCCCCACGCTCACCACGTTAGAGCGAAGCGCGGAGCTTGCTCGCCGTATCCTGCGGGAGCTTCGCAACGACCGAAGTCCGGCAGCTACATCTCCCTATCTAAAGGTCACCGCCGGGGCGCAGGAAGGGCGCACTCTCGGTATTCCTCCTCCACCATGCCGGTTGATCATTGGAAGATCCGAGCAGTGCGATCTGCCTTTGTCCGACGCGGACACTTCGCGAGAGCACGTGGAGGTTATCTCGACGCTCGAAGGCTGCTTTGCCAAAGATCTCGGCAGCAGGAACGGAATGCTCGTCAACGGGAAACAGCTTAACCACAGGCTGCTTTCAGACAGCGATTGCATTCAAATTGGGAACACGGCCATCGTCTATGTCGACCCCGCGGATGCACACTTGAAAGCCCTGGAGGCCTTGGACGATCAGCCCTTGGCAAAGGAAGCCCCTACTGAAGCCATCTCGGCACTGATAGAGAACAAGCTCACGAGCTGCCTTCCAGAGCCTGTGCCAAAAGGGGCTCCCGAATCTCTCAGCCAAATTGACTTTATGATCTATGTCGTTGCGGCAATTATCATTGGGCTCAGTATCGCAGGCCTGATCGTCTTGCTCGCAAATCCCTGA
- a CDS encoding iron ABC transporter permease: MMRSLYGKWGLVVVLGACVLMAVMALSLMVGPESVHVQALLGNGQHARALRTLLFDVRLPRIVLGALAGGALGAVGASLQALLRNALADPYVLGTSGGAALGGTLTLMWSGMPAAGIMLPAGAFGGALGATAFVYAIARANRAASVTGVLLAGIVVNAFAAACITLIKLLATATQAQELLFWLVGTVGYESWHTLAVLACVIVLGIMSLFLMTGRMNLLSLGDHAATHLGVNLRRVQWTMFLATSLLVGVVVAFSGMIGFVGLVVPHGVRLVVGPDHRLVLPASVFAGAAFLVLADTLARLLFQTLGTEAPVGAVTAVVGCPVFLYLLLRRRTHVAL, encoded by the coding sequence ATGATGCGCTCGCTGTATGGCAAGTGGGGTTTGGTTGTGGTGCTCGGGGCCTGCGTGCTCATGGCCGTGATGGCTTTGTCGCTGATGGTTGGTCCCGAATCGGTGCACGTGCAAGCTCTCTTAGGAAACGGGCAGCATGCGCGCGCGCTGCGTACGCTTCTATTCGATGTGCGCTTGCCGAGAATCGTGCTCGGAGCCCTTGCCGGAGGCGCTTTGGGTGCCGTGGGCGCATCGCTCCAGGCCTTGTTGCGTAACGCGCTTGCGGATCCCTACGTGCTTGGCACCAGCGGAGGCGCGGCCCTCGGGGGCACACTAACCTTGATGTGGAGCGGGATGCCCGCCGCAGGCATTATGCTGCCGGCGGGAGCCTTTGGGGGTGCTCTTGGGGCAACGGCCTTCGTCTATGCTATCGCACGCGCGAATCGCGCAGCCAGTGTGACGGGGGTGCTGCTGGCAGGGATTGTGGTCAACGCATTCGCGGCCGCTTGTATTACGTTGATTAAACTGCTTGCCACAGCTACCCAAGCGCAAGAGCTTCTTTTTTGGCTGGTGGGCACTGTCGGTTATGAGTCCTGGCATACATTGGCCGTTCTGGCATGCGTGATCGTCTTGGGCATCATGTCCTTGTTCCTCATGACCGGCCGAATGAATCTGTTGAGCCTGGGCGACCACGCGGCAACACATCTCGGCGTGAATCTTCGGCGTGTGCAGTGGACCATGTTCCTCGCGACATCGCTGCTTGTCGGTGTCGTCGTGGCGTTCTCTGGCATGATCGGTTTTGTGGGGTTGGTCGTGCCCCATGGCGTGCGTCTTGTGGTAGGGCCGGATCATCGCTTGGTGCTGCCGGCGAGCGTCTTTGCAGGTGCTGCCTTTTTGGTCCTCGCAGATACGTTGGCGCGGCTACTATTTCAAACGTTAGGTACCGAAGCGCCGGTGGGGGCCGTTACAGCAGTTGTGGGCTGCCCCGTGTTTCTCTATCTGCTGTTGCGTCGGCGGACACATGTCGCGCTTTGA
- a CDS encoding type III pantothenate kinase translates to MLLAIDVGNTQIVLGVFDGSALRQHYRIESRAQRTVDEYHVLLRQLVGMSSKPQLALGASIMASVVPALGDTISEAVHNAFGLETLVVGPGMKTGMPILYDNPKEVGADRIVNAVAAFEHVKGGAIVVDFGTATTFDCVSPKGEYMGGVIAPGIGISAEALAARTAKLPRTDIVRPPRVLGKTTTHSMQSGVVFGHVGMVDGLVERLKAELGFNVTVIATGGLAGLIEPDSRTIDQVEEYLTLDGLRVLYERNLG, encoded by the coding sequence ATGCTTCTGGCCATAGATGTGGGCAATACCCAAATCGTGCTTGGCGTGTTTGACGGTTCCGCGCTTCGGCAACACTACCGCATAGAATCCCGCGCGCAACGCACCGTGGATGAGTACCATGTGTTGCTTCGGCAGCTTGTGGGGATGTCCTCCAAGCCTCAGTTGGCTCTTGGAGCCTCTATTATGGCGTCTGTGGTGCCCGCCTTGGGCGACACGATCTCCGAAGCGGTCCACAACGCCTTTGGTCTGGAGACTCTAGTGGTGGGTCCTGGGATGAAGACCGGCATGCCCATCCTGTACGACAACCCAAAGGAAGTCGGCGCTGACCGCATCGTCAACGCGGTGGCTGCCTTTGAGCATGTGAAGGGCGGAGCCATCGTGGTCGATTTTGGCACTGCCACCACGTTTGACTGTGTGTCGCCGAAAGGCGAATACATGGGCGGCGTGATTGCCCCCGGGATCGGGATTTCCGCAGAGGCATTGGCGGCGCGCACCGCGAAGTTGCCACGAACCGATATTGTTAGACCCCCGCGTGTCTTAGGAAAAACCACGACGCACTCTATGCAGTCGGGTGTGGTATTCGGGCACGTCGGTATGGTGGATGGTTTGGTGGAGCGCCTTAAAGCTGAGCTTGGTTTCAATGTGACTGTGATTGCCACTGGCGGACTGGCGGGATTGATTGAGCCGGATTCGCGGACCATTGATCAGGTAGAGGAGTATCTCACTTTGGATGGGTTGCGCGTGCTCTATGAACGGAATCTCGGCTAA